Proteins from a single region of Streptococcus oralis:
- a CDS encoding alpha/beta fold hydrolase, with translation MFYSSKNKVLQLDQKHMDYVTFGKGKKSLVIIPGLGDGLQTVKGVAQMLALTYREFAKVYKVYVFSRINKLPENYTTRNMAADVAEAMDVLNLKSSVVMGISQGGMIAQWVAVDFPEKVESLILAVTTAKLSELGGERIRRWLSLSQIGTYKELMVDIASHSYTTKSFGKFKYLYRIMGIFGRIKDKHRIAIQAVSCLKHDSLTILEKINCSTLIIGAEKDDVLGVEASLELHQHIKDSQLTILPECGHALYEQNKDSQKRVLVFLES, from the coding sequence ATGTTTTACTCTTCGAAAAATAAGGTCCTTCAACTAGATCAAAAACACATGGATTATGTGACCTTTGGTAAAGGAAAGAAGTCTCTTGTTATCATACCAGGGTTGGGGGATGGATTACAGACAGTTAAGGGCGTGGCTCAAATGCTAGCTTTAACTTACCGAGAATTTGCCAAGGTTTATAAAGTTTATGTTTTTAGTCGCATCAATAAGTTGCCAGAAAATTATACAACACGAAATATGGCTGCTGATGTAGCGGAAGCTATGGATGTATTGAATTTAAAAAGTTCTGTCGTCATGGGGATTTCCCAAGGTGGTATGATTGCTCAATGGGTAGCTGTAGATTTTCCAGAAAAGGTTGAAAGTTTGATTTTGGCTGTTACTACTGCAAAACTAAGTGAGCTTGGTGGGGAGCGGATTAGACGCTGGCTAAGCCTGAGTCAAATAGGGACTTATAAAGAACTGATGGTTGATATTGCTAGTCACTCTTACACAACTAAATCCTTCGGAAAATTCAAATACCTTTATCGAATAATGGGAATTTTTGGCCGTATTAAAGATAAACACCGCATTGCTATTCAGGCTGTATCTTGTTTGAAACACGATAGCCTAACCATTTTGGAAAAAATAAACTGTTCTACGCTAATCATTGGAGCAGAAAAGGATGATGTTCTAGGCGTAGAAGCTTCACTTGAATTGCATCAGCATATCAAAGATAGCCAGCTCACTATTTTGCCAGAGTGCGGCCATGCACTTTATGAGCAGAATAAGGATTCCCAAAAGAGAGTTTTAGTATTTTTAGAAAGTTAA
- the truB gene encoding tRNA pseudouridine(55) synthase TruB, translated as MNGIINLKKEAGMTSHDAVFKLRKILGTKKIGHGGTLDPDVVGVLPIAVGKATRMVEFMQDEGKVYEGEITLGYSTTTEDASGEVVAETPVLSPLDETIVDEAIASLTGPITQIPPMYSAVKVNGRKLYEYARAGQEVERPERQVTIYQFERTSPISYEDHLVRFTFRVKCSKGTYIRTLSVDLGEKLGYAAHMSHLTRTSAAGLQLEDALTLDEIAEKVETGQLDFLHPLEIGTGDLVKVFLSPEEATEVRFGRFIELDQSDKELAAFEGDKLLAILEKRDNFYKPRKVFS; from the coding sequence ATGAACGGTATTATCAACTTAAAAAAAGAAGCGGGGATGACTTCGCATGATGCGGTTTTTAAGCTGCGTAAGATTTTGGGGACAAAGAAAATCGGTCATGGTGGGACCTTGGATCCAGATGTGGTGGGTGTTTTGCCCATTGCGGTTGGCAAGGCGACCCGCATGGTCGAGTTTATGCAGGATGAGGGTAAGGTCTATGAGGGGGAAATCACTCTTGGTTATTCAACGACGACTGAGGATGCCAGCGGAGAAGTGGTCGCAGAGACACCCGTTTTGTCTCCCTTGGATGAAACCATTGTCGATGAAGCGATTGCGAGTCTGACCGGACCTATTACCCAGATTCCGCCTATGTATTCGGCTGTCAAGGTTAATGGTCGCAAGCTCTATGAGTATGCGCGTGCTGGTCAGGAAGTGGAGCGTCCAGAACGTCAGGTGACTATTTATCAATTTGAGCGGACAAGTCCGATTTCTTATGAGGATCACCTCGTTCGATTCACTTTTCGTGTAAAATGCAGTAAGGGGACTTATATCCGTACCTTGTCTGTTGACTTGGGAGAGAAGCTTGGTTATGCGGCCCATATGTCCCATTTGACTCGGACTAGTGCAGCAGGTTTACAACTGGAGGATGCTCTTACCTTGGACGAAATTGCTGAAAAAGTGGAGACTGGTCAGCTGGACTTTCTCCATCCTTTAGAGATTGGGACAGGGGATCTTGTCAAAGTTTTCCTAAGTCCAGAAGAGGCTACAGAAGTGCGCTTTGGTCGTTTTATCGAGCTTGATCAGTCGGATAAGGAATTGGCTGCCTTTGAAGGGGATAAGTTGCTAGCCATTCTAGAAAAAAGGGACAATTTCTACAAACCAAGAAAGGTTTTTAGCTAG
- the udk gene encoding uridine kinase gives MQNRPIIIGVTGGSGGGKTSVSRAILSHFPDEKISMIEHDSYYKDQSHLTFEERVKTNYDHPFAFDTDLMIEQIKELLAGRPVDIPTYDYTEHTRSSKTYRQEPQDVFIVEGILVLEDKRLRDLMDIKIFVDTDDDVRIIRRIKRDMEERGRSLDSVIDQYLGVVKPMYHQFIEPTKRYADIVIPEGVSNTVAIDLLTTKIAKILEEARNSK, from the coding sequence ATGCAAAATAGACCAATCATTATCGGAGTGACAGGTGGTTCTGGTGGTGGTAAGACCAGTGTTTCAAGAGCCATTTTATCTCACTTTCCTGATGAAAAGATTTCCATGATTGAGCATGATTCATACTACAAGGATCAGTCTCACTTGACTTTTGAAGAGCGTGTCAAAACCAACTACGACCATCCATTTGCCTTTGATACAGATTTGATGATTGAGCAGATTAAGGAATTGTTGGCAGGGCGCCCGGTGGACATCCCGACTTATGACTATACAGAGCACACACGGAGTAGCAAGACCTATCGTCAGGAGCCTCAGGATGTCTTTATCGTTGAGGGGATTCTGGTCTTGGAGGACAAGCGTCTGCGAGATTTGATGGATATCAAGATTTTTGTGGATACAGATGATGATGTGCGCATTATTCGTCGTATCAAGCGTGATATGGAGGAGCGTGGCCGTAGTCTGGATAGCGTTATTGATCAGTATTTGGGTGTGGTCAAACCCATGTATCACCAGTTCATTGAGCCGACAAAGCGCTATGCGGATATCGTCATTCCTGAGGGAGTCAGCAATACCGTTGCTATCGACCTTTTGACGACAAAAATTGCAAAAATTTTGGAAGAAGCACGAAACAGCAAATAA
- the xseA gene encoding exodeoxyribonuclease VII large subunit: MEKYLSVTTLTKYLKMKFDKDPYLERVYLTGQVSNFRKRPTHQYFSLKDDYAVIQATIWSGIYQKLGFDLEEGMKINVIGRVQVYEPSGSYSIIIEKAEPDGVGALAIQFEQLKKKLTEEGLFQERFKQPLPQFAKRIGVVTSRSGAVIRDIITTVSRRFPGVDILLYPTKVQGDGAEEEIARNIARANQREDLDVLIIGRGGGSIEDLWAFNEEIVVRAIFESRLPVISSVGHETDVTLADFVADRRAATPTAAAELATPVTKLDLLTHLQNQEKRMATAVRNVLSKKQEALKKCSQSVIFRQPERLYDGYLQRLDQLQLRLKQSLRTRISDNKQLVQARTHQLVQLSPITKIQRYQDRLGQLDKLLRSQMALVYDAKVAEVKRLSEALLMLDTSRIVARGYAIVKKEESVVDSVEMLKKKDQVTLLMRDGQVELEVKDVKTKEI; this comes from the coding sequence ATGGAAAAGTATTTATCGGTAACAACTTTGACCAAGTATCTGAAAATGAAATTCGATAAAGACCCTTACTTGGAGCGGGTCTATTTAACTGGTCAAGTTTCCAACTTTCGTAAACGACCTACTCACCAATATTTCTCCCTAAAAGATGACTATGCGGTTATTCAAGCGACCATCTGGTCTGGGATTTATCAGAAATTAGGTTTCGACCTGGAAGAGGGGATGAAAATCAATGTAATAGGGCGTGTGCAGGTCTATGAACCCAGCGGGAGCTACTCTATCATCATTGAAAAAGCTGAGCCTGATGGAGTCGGGGCGCTTGCGATTCAGTTTGAACAACTTAAGAAAAAATTGACGGAAGAAGGTCTATTTCAAGAGAGATTCAAGCAACCTCTTCCCCAGTTTGCTAAGCGAATCGGTGTGGTAACCAGTCGCAGTGGAGCTGTTATTCGAGATATCATCACGACCGTCAGCAGACGCTTTCCAGGTGTTGATATCCTTCTCTATCCGACAAAAGTACAAGGTGATGGAGCTGAGGAGGAAATTGCTCGAAATATTGCGCGTGCCAATCAACGTGAGGACCTAGATGTTCTCATCATTGGTCGTGGTGGTGGTTCCATCGAGGATCTCTGGGCCTTTAACGAAGAAATTGTGGTACGAGCTATTTTTGAATCTCGTTTGCCCGTCATCTCTAGTGTTGGTCATGAGACGGATGTGACCTTGGCGGATTTTGTGGCAGATAGACGGGCTGCAACGCCAACAGCTGCTGCTGAACTGGCAACACCTGTAACCAAGTTGGATCTCTTGACCCATTTGCAAAATCAAGAAAAACGGATGGCAACAGCAGTCCGAAATGTCCTATCTAAGAAACAAGAAGCTCTGAAAAAATGCAGTCAGTCAGTTATCTTTAGACAGCCAGAACGCTTGTATGATGGCTATTTGCAACGCTTGGACCAACTGCAACTACGCTTAAAACAAAGTCTACGAACACGGATTTCTGATAACAAACAGCTAGTCCAAGCAAGGACGCATCAATTGGTCCAACTATCACCTATTACCAAAATCCAACGCTATCAAGACCGGCTTGGTCAGTTGGATAAGCTCTTACGTAGCCAAATGGCTCTTGTTTATGATGCTAAAGTTGCTGAAGTGAAGCGACTTTCAGAAGCTCTGCTGATGTTGGATACCAGTCGAATCGTGGCGCGTGGATATGCTATTGTCAAAAAAGAAGAGTCCGTAGTCGATTCTGTTGAGATGTTGAAGAAAAAAGACCAAGTAACGCTTTTGATGCGAGATGGTCAAGTAGAATTAGAGGTTAAAGATGTCAAAACAAAAGAAATTTGA
- a CDS encoding exodeoxyribonuclease VII small subunit, producing MSKQKKFEENLAELETIVQSLENGEIALEDAIAAFQKGMVLSKELQATLDKAEKTLVKVMQEDGTESDFE from the coding sequence ATGTCAAAACAAAAGAAATTTGAGGAAAATCTAGCAGAACTGGAGACCATTGTCCAAAGTTTAGAAAATGGTGAAATCGCTCTGGAAGATGCAATTGCTGCTTTTCAAAAGGGTATGGTCTTGTCAAAAGAGCTCCAAGCGACGCTGGACAAGGCTGAAAAAACCTTGGTCAAGGTCATGCAAGAAGACGGAACAGAAAGTGATTTTGAATGA
- a CDS encoding TlyA family RNA methyltransferase, translated as MAKERVDVLAYKQGLFETREQAKRGVMAGLVVAVLNGERFDKPGEKIPDDTELKLKGEKLKYVSRGGLKLEKALQVFGLSVDGATTIDIGASTGGFTDVMLQNGAELVFAVDVGTNQLAWKLRQDPRVVSMEQFNFRYAEKTDFEQEPSFASIDVSFISLSLILPALHRVLADQGQVVALVKPQFEAGREQIGKNGIIRDAKVHQTVLESVTAMAVKQGFSVLGLDYSPIQGGHGNIEFLAYLKKEEGASNQVAPEIEKVVERAHREFKDE; from the coding sequence ATGGCTAAGGAAAGAGTGGATGTACTAGCTTATAAACAGGGCTTGTTTGAAACACGAGAACAGGCTAAACGCGGTGTCATGGCTGGTCTAGTTGTAGCAGTCCTCAATGGGGAGCGTTTTGACAAGCCAGGAGAGAAAATCCCAGATGACACTGAGCTAAAACTCAAGGGTGAAAAACTCAAGTATGTTAGCCGTGGTGGTTTGAAATTAGAAAAAGCCTTGCAGGTCTTTGGGTTGTCAGTTGATGGAGCGACCACGATTGATATCGGTGCTTCCACTGGAGGATTTACTGACGTCATGTTGCAAAATGGTGCTGAGTTAGTCTTTGCAGTTGATGTTGGTACCAATCAGTTGGCTTGGAAATTGCGTCAAGACCCACGGGTTGTCAGCATGGAGCAGTTTAATTTTCGTTATGCTGAAAAGACTGATTTTGAGCAGGAACCGAGCTTTGCCAGTATTGATGTGAGTTTCATTTCCCTCAGTCTGATTTTGCCTGCCTTGCACCGTGTCTTGGCTGATCAAGGTCAGGTTGTGGCTCTGGTTAAGCCGCAGTTTGAGGCTGGTCGTGAGCAAATTGGAAAGAATGGAATCATTCGAGATGCCAAGGTTCATCAAACTGTCCTTGAATCTGTCACTGCTATGGCAGTTAAGCAAGGTTTTTCAGTGCTTGGATTAGACTATTCACCAATCCAAGGTGGACATGGAAACATCGAATTTCTGGCATATTTGAAAAAGGAAGAGGGAGCAAGTAACCAAGTTGCTCCTGAAATAGAAAAAGTTGTAGAGAGAGCACATAGAGAATTTAAAGATGAATAA
- a CDS encoding arginine repressor yields the protein MNKKERLEKIRRFVTDYQIGTQEEIVEHLKEAGISATQATVSRDIKELGIVKIPLKNNTYIYELPKSIVKSLQLAEDNIVSSELMGNMINLAVIPGNTIFVKSQLVEAFSEQIFSCLADDDSILIVARTAEAAEEIVEQVKKW from the coding sequence ATGAATAAAAAAGAGAGACTTGAAAAAATTAGAAGATTTGTTACGGATTATCAAATCGGGACTCAGGAAGAAATCGTTGAGCATTTGAAGGAAGCAGGTATTTCTGCTACGCAAGCAACTGTCTCAAGGGACATCAAGGAGCTTGGGATTGTTAAAATTCCTTTGAAGAACAACACCTATATCTATGAGTTGCCAAAATCAATCGTCAAAAGTTTGCAGTTGGCTGAGGACAATATTGTGAGTTCTGAGTTAATGGGAAATATGATCAACCTTGCTGTCATTCCTGGAAATACTATTTTTGTGAAGAGTCAGTTGGTTGAGGCATTCTCTGAACAGATTTTTAGCTGTCTAGCTGATGATGATTCTATCTTAATTGTAGCTAGAACAGCAGAGGCAGCTGAAGAAATTGTTGAACAAGTCAAAAAATGGTAG
- the recN gene encoding DNA repair protein RecN: MLLEISIKNFAIIEAISLNFEKGMTVLTGETGAGKSIIIDAMNLMLGTRATTDVIRHGAPKAEIEGLFSVENSRLLQELFEEQGLEMGDEIIIRREILQNGRSVSRVNGQMVNLSVLRAIGQHLVDIHGQHDQEELMRPQLHIQMLDEFGDAAFLDLKETYQTSFDAYRKMRKQVLEVKKSQQEHKARIEMLEFQMAEIEAANLQAGEDLALNQERDKLLNHKNIADTLTNAYSMLDNEEFSSLANVRSAMNDMESVEEYDPEYREISSSLSETYYVLEDITKRLEDIIEDLDFDGNRLMQVENRLDLLNTITRKYGGTVDDVLLYFAKITDEYNLLTGNNLSSEDMEAELKKLEVNLVDLAGQLASARHDLAQQLEAEIKQELQDLYMEKAQFQVRFSKSKFSREGNEMVEFYISTNPGEDFKPLVKVASGGELSRLMLAIKSAFSRKEGKTSIVFDEVDTGVSGRVAQAIAQKIHKIGQHGQVLAISHLPQVIAIADYQFFIEKISDEHSTVSTVRLLTLEERVEEVAKMLAGENVTEAALTQARELLQTREK, translated from the coding sequence ATGTTACTTGAAATTTCGATAAAAAACTTTGCCATTATTGAGGCGATTTCGCTCAATTTTGAAAAGGGTATGACTGTTTTAACCGGGGAAACGGGTGCTGGAAAGTCTATCATTATCGACGCTATGAATCTCATGTTGGGGACTCGTGCAACGACAGACGTTATTCGTCACGGTGCGCCAAAGGCAGAGATTGAGGGACTTTTTTCGGTTGAAAATAGTCGCCTTTTACAGGAACTTTTTGAAGAGCAAGGTTTGGAAATGGGTGATGAGATTATCATCCGCCGGGAAATTTTGCAAAATGGTCGTAGTGTTAGTCGCGTGAATGGTCAGATGGTCAATCTTTCTGTCTTGCGTGCTATTGGGCAACATCTTGTGGATATCCATGGTCAGCATGACCAAGAGGAGTTAATGCGTCCTCAACTGCACATCCAGATGTTGGATGAGTTTGGTGATGCTGCTTTCTTGGACTTGAAGGAGACCTATCAGACGAGCTTTGATGCCTATCGCAAAATGCGCAAGCAGGTTTTGGAAGTCAAGAAAAGCCAACAAGAACACAAGGCTCGTATTGAGATGTTGGAATTTCAAATGGCAGAGATTGAGGCAGCGAACTTACAGGCTGGTGAAGACTTGGCTCTCAACCAAGAACGAGATAAGCTTCTCAATCATAAAAATATTGCGGATACGCTAACCAACGCTTATAGCATGTTGGACAATGAGGAATTCTCCAGCCTTGCTAATGTGCGTTCGGCCATGAATGACATGGAAAGTGTCGAAGAATACGATCCTGAATACCGTGAAATTTCAAGTTCTCTGTCAGAAACCTACTATGTTTTAGAAGATATTACAAAGCGTCTAGAAGATATTATTGAGGACTTGGATTTTGATGGCAATCGCCTCATGCAGGTTGAAAATCGCCTAGACCTTCTGAATACTATTACCCGCAAGTATGGTGGAACTGTGGACGACGTTTTGCTTTATTTTGCTAAGATTACGGATGAGTACAATCTCTTGACAGGTAATAACCTTTCTTCCGAAGACATGGAAGCAGAGCTCAAGAAATTGGAAGTTAATCTTGTTGATTTGGCGGGGCAGCTTGCATCCGCTCGTCATGATTTGGCCCAGCAGCTCGAAGCTGAGATTAAACAAGAACTGCAAGACCTCTATATGGAGAAAGCACAATTCCAGGTTCGCTTTAGTAAGAGTAAATTCAGCCGTGAAGGAAATGAAATGGTTGAGTTTTACATTTCCACCAACCCAGGTGAAGACTTTAAACCCTTGGTCAAAGTTGCATCTGGTGGGGAATTATCCCGTCTCATGCTAGCCATTAAGTCTGCCTTTTCACGTAAAGAAGGCAAGACTAGCATAGTCTTTGATGAGGTGGATACGGGAGTTTCAGGTCGTGTGGCCCAAGCCATCGCTCAGAAGATTCATAAGATTGGCCAGCATGGTCAGGTTCTTGCCATTTCTCACCTTCCACAAGTGATTGCCATCGCGGATTATCAATTCTTTATTGAGAAGATTAGTGATGAGCACTCAACGGTGTCGACGGTTCGCCTCTTGACTTTAGAAGAGCGAGTAGAGGAAGTAGCTAAGATGTTGGCTGGGGAGAATGTAACCGAAGCGGCCCTTACCCAAGCCAGAGAATTATTGCAAACGAGGGAGAAATAA
- a CDS encoding metallophosphoesterase — MTDYYVIGDVHGKAGMLEDLLKTWDGQTQLLFLGDLIDRGEDSRRVLEMVKDLVDNHGAICLSGNHEYMFLTWLDDPEESYDHYRRNGGDTTINSILGRPLDAPVDGVEDAKRVATEAADLVGFIRQMPFVVETDKYIFVHAGIDLTLDDWHETTDYKKVWLRKPFHEAENHTGKTIVFGHTPVYGLLKQDRGTAELWITEDGKIGMDGGAVYGGVLHGIVFTDQGMTEHHFIENDGFIAED, encoded by the coding sequence ATGACAGACTATTATGTAATTGGAGATGTTCACGGGAAAGCTGGTATGCTAGAAGATCTGCTCAAAACCTGGGATGGTCAAACTCAGTTGCTTTTTCTAGGGGATTTGATTGACCGTGGTGAAGACAGTCGCCGTGTTCTAGAAATGGTCAAAGACTTGGTCGACAATCATGGAGCGATCTGTTTATCAGGTAATCATGAGTATATGTTTTTGACTTGGCTCGATGACCCAGAAGAAAGCTATGACCATTATCGTCGCAATGGTGGAGATACAACTATTAACTCTATTTTAGGTCGTCCCTTGGATGCACCAGTTGATGGTGTAGAAGATGCCAAACGTGTTGCGACAGAAGCAGCAGACTTGGTCGGATTTATTCGTCAAATGCCATTTGTGGTGGAGACAGACAAGTATATCTTTGTTCATGCAGGTATTGACTTGACTTTGGATGATTGGCATGAAACCACAGATTATAAAAAAGTCTGGCTCAGAAAACCATTCCACGAAGCTGAAAATCATACCGGGAAAACCATTGTCTTTGGGCATACACCGGTTTATGGTTTGCTCAAGCAAGACCGAGGTACAGCTGAGCTTTGGATAACAGAGGATGGCAAGATTGGCATGGATGGAGGAGCTGTCTATGGTGGTGTCCTTCATGGAATCGTCTTTACAGACCAAGGAATGACCGAACATCACTTTATCGAAAATGATGGTTTTATTGCCGAAGATTAG
- the lepA gene encoding translation elongation factor 4, whose product MNLEDLKKRQEKIRNFSIIAHIDHGKSTLADRILEKTETVSSREMQAQLLDSMDLERERGITIKLNAIELNYTAKDGETYIFHLIDTPGHVDFTYEVSRSLAACEGAILVVDAAQGIEAQTLANVYLALDNDLEILPVINKIDLPAADPERVRTEIEDVIGLDASEAVLASAKAGIGIEEILEQIVEKVPAPTGDVTAPLKALIFDSVYDAYRGVILQVRVMDGVVKPGDKIQLMSNGKTFDVTEVGIFTPKAVGRDFLATGDVGYIAASIKTVQDTRVGDTVTLASNPAAEPLDGYKQMNPMVFAGLYPIESNKYNDLREALEKLQLNDASLQFEPETSQALGFGFRCGFLGLLHMDVIQERLEREFNIDLIMTAPSVIYKVNQTDGESMDVSNPSEFPDPTKIATIEEPYVKAQIMVPQEFVGAVMELAQRKRGDFVTMDYIDDNRVNVIYQIPLAEIVFDFFDKLKSSTRGYASFDYELSEYRPSKLVKMDILLNGDKVDALSFIVHKDFAYERGKLIVDKLKKIIPRQQFEVPIQAAIGHKIVARTDIKALRKNVLAKCYGGDVSRKRKLLEKQKAGKKRMKAIGSVEVPQEAFLSVLSMDEE is encoded by the coding sequence ATGAACTTAGAAGATTTGAAAAAACGACAGGAGAAGATTCGAAACTTCTCTATTATCGCCCATATTGACCATGGGAAATCAACCCTAGCAGACCGCATTTTGGAAAAGACAGAGACCGTTTCTAGTCGTGAAATGCAAGCCCAGCTTCTGGATAGTATGGATCTTGAGCGTGAACGTGGGATTACCATTAAACTCAATGCCATCGAGCTCAATTACACTGCAAAAGATGGAGAAACCTATATTTTCCACTTGATTGACACGCCAGGACACGTGGACTTTACCTATGAAGTGTCACGTTCATTAGCTGCCTGTGAAGGAGCGATTTTAGTGGTTGATGCTGCGCAAGGGATTGAAGCTCAAACACTTGCCAACGTTTATCTAGCCTTGGACAATGATTTGGAAATCTTGCCCGTCATTAACAAAATTGACCTGCCAGCTGCGGATCCAGAGCGCGTTCGTACAGAGATTGAAGATGTCATTGGACTGGATGCCAGCGAAGCAGTCTTAGCTTCAGCCAAAGCTGGTATTGGTATTGAAGAGATTCTTGAGCAGATTGTTGAAAAAGTGCCAGCTCCAACAGGAGATGTAACGGCGCCACTCAAGGCCTTGATTTTCGACTCTGTCTACGATGCTTACCGTGGGGTTATCCTCCAAGTTCGTGTCATGGACGGAGTAGTCAAACCTGGTGATAAGATTCAGCTCATGAGCAATGGCAAGACCTTTGATGTGACGGAAGTTGGTATTTTCACTCCGAAGGCAGTAGGGCGTGATTTCCTAGCGACAGGTGACGTTGGTTATATCGCAGCTTCTATTAAGACGGTTCAAGACACGCGTGTCGGAGATACAGTGACCCTAGCAAGCAATCCTGCAGCAGAACCGCTAGATGGATACAAGCAGATGAATCCTATGGTCTTTGCGGGTCTTTATCCAATCGAATCAAACAAGTACAATGACCTTCGTGAAGCCCTTGAAAAATTGCAGCTCAACGATGCCAGCCTGCAGTTTGAACCAGAAACATCTCAGGCCCTTGGATTTGGTTTCCGTTGTGGATTCCTTGGACTTCTCCATATGGATGTTATCCAGGAACGTTTGGAGCGTGAGTTCAACATTGACCTTATCATGACAGCTCCGTCTGTTATCTATAAGGTTAACCAAACTGACGGTGAGTCTATGGATGTGTCTAACCCCTCTGAATTTCCAGATCCGACTAAGATCGCGACCATTGAAGAACCTTATGTCAAGGCGCAAATCATGGTACCGCAGGAGTTTGTCGGAGCGGTGATGGAACTGGCTCAGCGTAAGCGTGGGGACTTTGTGACCATGGACTATATTGATGATAATCGTGTCAATGTTATCTATCAAATACCACTTGCTGAAATTGTCTTTGACTTCTTTGATAAGCTCAAATCTTCGACGCGTGGTTATGCAAGCTTTGACTACGAATTGTCAGAGTACCGCCCATCTAAGCTGGTCAAAATGGATATCCTTCTCAATGGAGACAAGGTGGACGCCCTCAGCTTTATCGTTCACAAGGATTTTGCCTACGAACGTGGGAAACTCATCGTTGATAAGCTCAAGAAAATCATCCCTCGTCAACAATTTGAGGTGCCAATTCAAGCAGCTATTGGGCACAAAATCGTGGCTCGTACTGATATCAAGGCCCTTCGTAAGAACGTACTTGCCAAGTGTTACGGTGGTGACGTTTCTCGTAAACGCAAACTCCTTGAAAAACAAAAAGCTGGTAAGAAACGCATGAAGGCTATCGGATCAGTAGAAGTCCCACAAGAAGCCTTCCTTAGCGTCTTAAGCATGGATGAAGAATAG
- the dprA gene encoding DNA-processing protein DprA translates to MKITNYEIYKLRKAGLTNQQILTVLEYDETVDQELLLGDIAELSGCRNPAVFMERYFQIDDAQLEKEFQKFPSFSILDDCYPWDLSEIYDAPALLFYKGNLDLLKFPKVAVVGSRSCSSQGAKSVQRVIQGLENELIVVSGLAKGIDTAAHMAALQNGGRTIAVIGTGLDVFYPRTNKRLQEHIGNHHLVLSEYGPGEEPLKFHFPARNRIIAGLCRGVIVAEARMRSGSLITCERAMEEGRDVFAIPGNILDGHSDGCHHLIQEGAKLISSGQDVLAEFEF, encoded by the coding sequence ATGAAGATCACAAACTATGAGATTTACAAATTGAGAAAAGCTGGGCTGACCAATCAACAAATTTTAACTGTTCTTGAATACGATGAGACTGTAGATCAGGAGCTCTTGTTAGGTGACATTGCGGAACTATCGGGATGCCGTAATCCTGCTGTCTTTATGGAACGCTATTTCCAGATAGATGATGCACAGTTGGAGAAGGAGTTTCAGAAATTTCCATCCTTTTCTATTCTTGATGACTGTTATCCTTGGGATCTGAGTGAGATTTATGATGCTCCAGCGCTCTTGTTTTATAAAGGAAATCTGGACTTGTTGAAGTTTCCAAAGGTTGCTGTTGTAGGGAGCCGTTCATGTTCTAGTCAGGGAGCAAAGTCGGTTCAGAGAGTCATTCAAGGTTTGGAAAACGAGTTAATCGTGGTCAGTGGTTTAGCCAAAGGGATTGATACGGCTGCCCATATGGCTGCACTCCAGAATGGAGGAAGAACAATTGCTGTCATTGGAACAGGATTGGATGTTTTTTATCCCCGCACCAATAAACGTTTGCAGGAACACATTGGCAATCACCATTTGGTACTTAGCGAGTACGGACCTGGTGAAGAACCCTTGAAATTTCACTTTCCAGCCCGTAATCGCATCATTGCTGGACTGTGCCGTGGTGTGATTGTAGCAGAGGCAAGGATGCGTTCTGGTAGTCTCATCACCTGTGAGCGAGCTATGGAGGAAGGGCGTGATGTTTTTGCCATTCCAGGAAACATTTTAGATGGCCATTCAGATGGCTGTCACCACCTGATCCAAGAGGGAGCAAAACTGATTTCCAGCGGGCAAGATGTGCTAGCTGAGTTTGAATTTTAA